From a region of the Methanolinea sp. genome:
- a CDS encoding MBL fold metallo-hydrolase — protein sequence MISVLEVYNNVLYRPVVSAAFGFSCLLQEENLLFDTGSDGRILFQNLLALHEDPRDIRAIVLSHEHIDHTGGLEALLVANPGCAVYIHEGFGTRTRELIRKHGALRIIKGWEEITRGVFSTGPLSDGIPEQSLVVSVKGGFLIICGCAHPHIGRIISHVSRFGPVQGAMGGFHTVSEEDIRALGELRYVSPSHCTKNLDLIRRRCSKSFVQGGAGKIHRFAR from the coding sequence GTGATATCGGTGCTCGAAGTCTACAATAATGTACTGTACCGGCCCGTGGTGAGTGCGGCATTCGGCTTCTCCTGCCTTCTCCAGGAGGAAAACCTCCTCTTCGATACCGGAAGTGACGGCCGGATCCTGTTCCAGAACCTCCTGGCATTGCACGAAGACCCAAGGGACATACGGGCAATTGTCCTGTCTCATGAACATATCGACCATACAGGGGGTCTCGAAGCATTGCTGGTCGCGAATCCGGGATGTGCTGTGTACATCCATGAAGGGTTTGGCACACGGACAAGGGAACTGATCCGGAAGCACGGAGCACTCCGCATAATCAAGGGGTGGGAGGAGATAACCAGGGGAGTATTTTCTACGGGACCGCTGTCTGATGGCATTCCTGAACAATCCCTTGTGGTTTCCGTGAAAGGTGGGTTTCTCATCATCTGCGGCTGTGCCCATCCCCATATCGGAAGAATCATCTCGCACGTCTCCCGGTTTGGCCCTGTACAGGGTGCGATGGGGGGCTTTCATACCGTTTCTGAAGAGGACATCAGGGCGCTCGGAGAACTCAGATACGTCTCGCCTTCTCACTGTACGAAGAACCTGGATCTGATCCGGCGGCGGTGCAGTAAATCCTTTGTGCAGGGAGGTGCAGGGAAGATCCACCGGTTTGCACGGTAA
- a CDS encoding CBS domain-containing protein, with protein MDLSLIQKDILVTLISLYHQHSHPIKGEEIAEVIRRNPGTVRNQMQALKAIGLVDGTPGPKGGYNPTARAYRELNLGLTEGEYDVPISREGEVIRGVKVVEIAFTTLCHPDICQASVRVVGSLRGFEIGDNLTIGPTPVNRLLIRGEVYGKDEISQTLLISTYEMISLPKKQIRYYMSSPLLTLRKHDTLVDAASLFSRHHIHGAPVMAGDRLAGIVTMSDIAKAIGEGKALTDHVSSVMTADVEKAPSTIHLFEVIRRFKEREIGRLVVMEGDRPVGILTQSDIIRQFPSL; from the coding sequence ATGGATTTATCCCTCATCCAGAAGGATATCCTGGTCACGCTCATAAGCCTCTACCACCAGCACTCCCATCCCATCAAGGGCGAGGAGATCGCCGAAGTCATCCGGAGGAATCCTGGCACGGTCCGCAACCAGATGCAGGCCCTCAAGGCAATAGGGCTGGTGGACGGAACCCCCGGCCCGAAAGGAGGATATAATCCCACGGCACGGGCCTATCGCGAGCTGAACCTCGGGCTTACCGAGGGTGAGTATGATGTGCCGATATCCCGTGAGGGTGAGGTTATCAGGGGGGTGAAGGTTGTCGAGATCGCTTTCACTACCCTCTGTCACCCGGACATCTGCCAGGCGAGCGTACGGGTGGTGGGAAGCCTCCGGGGTTTTGAGATCGGCGACAACCTCACTATCGGTCCTACCCCTGTCAACCGCCTCCTGATCCGGGGAGAAGTCTATGGGAAGGACGAAATCTCCCAAACGCTCCTCATCTCGACCTACGAAATGATCTCACTTCCCAAAAAACAGATCCGGTACTACATGAGCAGCCCCCTTCTCACCCTCCGGAAGCATGATACTCTGGTCGATGCAGCCTCTCTCTTTTCCAGACATCATATCCATGGGGCCCCGGTCATGGCGGGCGATCGCCTCGCCGGGATTGTGACCATGAGCGACATCGCCAAGGCCATTGGTGAGGGAAAAGCCCTCACGGACCACGTCTCTTCGGTTATGACCGCTGATGTCGAAAAAGCCCCATCGACTATACACCTCTTCGAAGTAATCCGCCGGTTCAAGGAACGGGAGATCGGGAGGCTGGTAGTTATGGAAGGGGATCGGCCGGTGGGAATCCTCACCCAGTCAGATATTATCCGCCAGTTCCCGTCGCTATAG
- a CDS encoding 50S ribosome-binding GTPase, translating to MEFERIPTVPTADEILDRAFRRAASKMRLKQNKDRANEEFVRAVSQAIHDRLVRIVRSFPELSEIPPFYRDIVDIMWGLERVKKSLGAVGWAARWARTHGPGLAYQTRKAEDTAVLRKRAVARLSSVVHQIDGDLLFLNEIRNIIRKLPHVSDEFTVVVAGYPNVGKSSFIRLVSSADPEIASYPFTTRGIIVGHRMVGDERMQFIDTPGLLDRPPEERNVIERQAMTAIINLADVILFILDASEHCGYPIEEQVRLLHRIEVLVDKPVVIVVNKSDLAYFDGYLNMSTETGEGVNEVIDRLLHLRDRSQQEREAITC from the coding sequence GTGGAGTTTGAGAGGATCCCCACGGTGCCTACCGCCGATGAGATCCTCGATCGGGCCTTTCGGCGGGCAGCATCCAAGATGCGGCTCAAGCAGAACAAGGATCGGGCAAACGAGGAATTTGTCAGGGCAGTGAGCCAGGCTATCCATGACCGGCTTGTACGGATTGTGCGGTCGTTTCCGGAATTGAGCGAAATCCCCCCGTTCTACCGCGATATCGTGGATATCATGTGGGGTCTTGAACGGGTGAAAAAATCTCTTGGGGCAGTGGGATGGGCAGCACGGTGGGCGAGGACCCACGGGCCGGGCCTAGCGTACCAGACCAGGAAGGCCGAGGATACTGCAGTTCTGCGCAAAAGGGCTGTAGCACGACTTTCTTCTGTCGTCCACCAGATCGACGGCGATCTCCTGTTCCTCAACGAGATTCGCAACATCATCAGGAAACTGCCGCATGTATCTGATGAATTCACCGTGGTGGTCGCAGGCTATCCCAACGTAGGGAAATCATCTTTCATACGTCTCGTGTCATCCGCGGATCCGGAGATAGCTTCCTACCCTTTTACCACCAGGGGCATTATTGTCGGTCACCGGATGGTAGGCGATGAGCGGATGCAGTTCATCGATACTCCCGGCCTCCTTGACCGGCCACCCGAAGAGCGAAACGTTATCGAGCGACAGGCGATGACCGCCATCATCAACCTTGCCGATGTGATCCTCTTTATTCTCGATGCAAGCGAACATTGCGGGTATCCCATCGAAGAGCAGGTCAGGCTCCTCCACAGGATCGAAGTTTTGGTCGATAAACCTGTGGTGATAGTGGTAAACAAATCAGACCTCGCCTATTTTGATGGCTACCTCAATATGTCAACCGAAACCGGAGAAGGTGTCAACGAAGTCATCGATCGTCTCCTCCATCTCAGGGACCGGTCACAACAGGAACGAGAGGCCATAACCTGCTAG
- the fen gene encoding flap endonuclease-1, which yields MGVSLRDIITNYKTPIAWDALAGVAAVDAHNALYQFLSIIRQPDGTPLMDQTGRVTSHLSGILFRAVNFMEKGIRPVWVFDGTPPEFKQETINQRRSVREQAREQWRKALERGEVEEAAKHARASSRIDDEVIATSKSLISLLGMPSIDAPSEGEAQAAAMVKRGDARYVVSQDYDTLLFGAPVLMRNLTVSGRRKLHGRTISVNPERITLAEVLSGLRISREDLIRIAILVGTDFNTGVRGIGAKTALKLVRNGEFERVTAEKLPDIDTGAISEFFLNPPVSVDYSLAWRQPDREGILAMLCDSYDFSPDRVEKAIDGLTIKTGQKTLDSWF from the coding sequence ATGGGTGTTTCGCTCCGGGACATCATCACGAATTATAAAACACCGATCGCCTGGGATGCGCTTGCCGGTGTGGCAGCGGTCGATGCGCACAACGCGCTCTACCAGTTTTTAAGTATCATCAGGCAGCCGGACGGCACCCCGCTCATGGACCAGACGGGACGGGTCACTTCCCACCTGTCGGGTATCCTCTTCCGGGCGGTCAACTTCATGGAGAAGGGGATACGACCGGTCTGGGTATTCGACGGTACACCACCTGAATTCAAGCAGGAAACCATCAATCAGCGCCGTTCTGTACGTGAGCAGGCCCGGGAGCAGTGGCGGAAGGCGCTGGAGCGCGGGGAGGTGGAAGAGGCTGCCAAACATGCACGGGCATCCTCGCGAATCGACGATGAAGTTATTGCCACATCGAAAAGCCTGATATCTCTCCTCGGTATGCCGTCCATCGATGCTCCGAGCGAGGGTGAGGCCCAGGCCGCAGCCATGGTGAAGCGTGGCGATGCCCGGTATGTGGTCTCCCAGGATTATGACACGCTGCTTTTTGGAGCTCCGGTGCTGATGCGCAACCTCACCGTGAGTGGTCGGAGGAAACTCCATGGTAGGACGATTTCCGTCAACCCGGAGCGGATAACGCTTGCTGAAGTCCTCTCCGGCCTTCGTATCTCGCGTGAAGATCTCATTCGCATAGCCATTTTGGTGGGGACCGATTTTAATACCGGGGTGCGGGGAATCGGGGCCAAAACTGCGCTCAAACTCGTCAGGAACGGGGAGTTTGAACGGGTGACCGCGGAAAAGCTGCCCGACATCGATACCGGGGCGATCTCGGAATTTTTCCTCAATCCCCCTGTCAGCGTGGACTACTCCCTTGCATGGCGCCAACCTGACCGTGAAGGTATCCTCGCAATGCTCTGCGATTCCTATGACTTCTCCCCGGACCGCGTGGAGAAAGCGATCGACGGCCTCACTATTAAGACCGGGCAGAAAACCCTCGATTCCTGGTTCTAG
- a CDS encoding CDP-alcohol phosphatidyltransferase family protein gives MTLDMFRPHLAWIYRPFVGIAVRIGLTPDSFTIAAFFVAIFAGVAFYYGDVLLGTFFIMCNAAFDSIDGAVARALNIQSRKGDFLDHVVDRYADILIITGIFAGGFASWQIGVFALTGVLMVSYLGTQAQAVGVGRYYGGILGRADRLFLLIIAGILTILIPAGVYGLPYLGWLLLIFGIIGHFTAIQRFIFVWKEIDKKQD, from the coding sequence ATGACCCTTGACATGTTTCGTCCACACCTTGCATGGATATACCGGCCCTTTGTCGGTATTGCCGTCCGGATCGGGCTCACCCCGGATTCATTTACCATCGCTGCATTCTTCGTGGCGATCTTTGCCGGGGTTGCCTTTTATTACGGGGATGTGCTGCTCGGGACCTTCTTCATCATGTGCAATGCCGCATTCGACTCGATAGACGGGGCAGTTGCCCGGGCCCTCAATATCCAGAGCCGGAAAGGAGACTTTCTCGATCACGTGGTGGACCGTTATGCCGACATCCTCATCATAACCGGCATTTTTGCCGGTGGATTCGCATCCTGGCAGATCGGCGTCTTCGCACTCACTGGTGTGCTGATGGTCTCCTATCTTGGTACCCAGGCCCAGGCGGTCGGTGTTGGCCGCTACTATGGAGGGATTCTCGGCCGGGCCGATCGTCTGTTTCTACTAATCATCGCCGGTATCCTGACCATCCTTATCCCTGCCGGGGTGTACGGACTGCCGTATCTCGGGTGGCTCCTGCTCATCTTCGGGATTATCGGGCATTTCACCGCAATACAGCGGTTTATTTTCGTATGGAAAGAGATCGATAAAAAACAGGATTGA
- a CDS encoding adenylate kinase family protein, whose product MMFGITGTPGTGKSSVAGALQEQGFCILHLSETTGTYIVGRDPVRDTLVIDEDRWVAEFVPFDGVVEGHLAHLLPCDRIAVLRCRPDILAMRLRERGYGDEKVRENALAEALDIVLVETLEKFSSEQVYELDTTDMSIQECRDRVGRFFRGEISAQSGFLDWSSYIGMIE is encoded by the coding sequence ATGATGTTTGGCATCACCGGCACTCCAGGGACAGGAAAATCTTCGGTTGCAGGGGCACTTCAGGAGCAGGGTTTTTGCATCCTGCACCTTTCGGAGACAACCGGCACCTATATTGTCGGAAGGGATCCGGTCCGTGATACCCTGGTGATCGATGAAGATCGGTGGGTGGCAGAGTTTGTTCCATTCGATGGTGTTGTCGAGGGTCATCTGGCCCACCTCCTTCCCTGCGACAGGATAGCGGTGCTCCGGTGCCGCCCCGATATCCTCGCCATGCGGCTCCGGGAACGCGGATACGGTGACGAGAAGGTACGGGAGAATGCGCTGGCCGAAGCCCTGGATATCGTGCTGGTGGAAACGCTCGAGAAATTTTCTTCTGAACAGGTTTATGAACTGGACACGACAGATATGAGTATCCAGGAATGCCGGGACCGGGTCGGCAGATTCTTCAGGGGGGAGATATCAGCGCAATCCGGATTTCTCGATTGGTCGTCATACATCGGGATGATCGAATGA
- a CDS encoding histidinol-phosphate transaminase has product MAGNDESPGASRFNRLVRNLYRSGGYVYAVKPGDVARQHGISRIARLASNENPWPPSPAAVRAGCEALREANRYPDECIAELSRILVSFHGNYSFITGVGMDGVIETLVRVLVDPGDKVTVSVPTFSFYRLAALAQGADVVEILRAPDFSVDTRQFIRKAQDAKVSFLCTPNNPTGTVTPVEDIREILSAIDGVLFLDNAYVEFSDTDYRSLMNEFDNLVIGRTMSKAFALAGARVGYAFVPRWLVPFYQRAATPFTLNSVSAIAAAGALADRERMDEYVSYVRKWRDRFRKECPLSSPASGANFIMFDTRPMSGDEMVRLLAGKGVIVRSCASFPGLPDHYIRVSIGDVWENETFLTAISEICRSQR; this is encoded by the coding sequence ATGGCCGGAAACGATGAGAGCCCAGGCGCGAGCCGGTTCAACCGGCTTGTCCGGAACCTGTACCGATCCGGGGGTTATGTCTATGCCGTAAAGCCCGGCGATGTTGCCCGACAGCATGGGATCTCCCGGATCGCCCGTCTTGCAAGCAACGAAAACCCATGGCCCCCTTCTCCAGCTGCGGTGAGGGCCGGATGCGAAGCACTTCGAGAAGCTAACCGCTATCCGGATGAGTGCATTGCGGAGCTGTCCAGGATCCTTGTCAGTTTTCACGGCAATTACTCGTTTATCACCGGAGTCGGCATGGACGGGGTTATCGAGACTCTCGTCAGGGTGCTGGTCGATCCAGGAGACAAGGTCACCGTCTCGGTTCCCACCTTCTCGTTCTATCGCCTCGCGGCCCTTGCCCAGGGCGCTGATGTGGTGGAGATCCTGAGGGCGCCGGATTTCTCTGTCGATACCCGACAGTTCATCAGGAAGGCGCAGGACGCGAAGGTATCGTTTCTCTGCACTCCGAACAATCCCACCGGGACGGTTACCCCGGTTGAGGACATCAGGGAAATCCTCTCTGCGATCGATGGGGTCCTTTTTCTGGACAATGCATACGTTGAATTTTCCGATACTGATTACCGGTCCCTGATGAACGAATTTGACAACCTGGTCATCGGGAGGACGATGTCCAAAGCATTTGCCCTGGCAGGTGCCCGGGTTGGGTATGCTTTTGTTCCACGCTGGCTGGTCCCGTTCTACCAACGGGCAGCAACCCCGTTCACCCTCAATTCCGTGTCGGCGATAGCCGCGGCCGGTGCACTCGCTGACCGGGAAAGGATGGATGAGTATGTTTCCTATGTACGGAAGTGGAGAGACCGGTTCAGGAAAGAATGCCCGCTTTCCTCCCCGGCTTCGGGAGCAAACTTCATTATGTTCGATACCCGGCCGATGAGCGGGGATGAGATGGTGCGCCTCCTTGCCGGAAAGGGCGTAATCGTCCGGTCGTGTGCGAGCTTTCCCGGCCTCCCCGATCACTACATCCGGGTGAGCATCGGTGACGTGTGGGAAAACGAGACATTCCTCACCGCCATCAGCGAAATCTGCAGGTCGCAGAGGTAA
- a CDS encoding acetylornithine/succinylornithine family transaminase, which produces MNQMNYRELEARYYMPAFSREIMIERGLGSKVWDAEGNEYIDCVAGIAVCSTGHCHPLVTEAICEQARRLIHCSNLYYVPGQAELARDLVGICGMHKAFFANSGAEANDGAIKLARLATRRMRFVAFTHGFHGRTLGSLSVTHKPAIREPFQPLEPACTFVEYGDSAGLEKVMDESVAAVFIEPIQGEAGVIIPPVEFIRSIREQCDATGALMIADEVQTGMGRTGKWLAIQHTGVKPDIVTLAKGIASGFPMGALLARQGLEFKMSEHGSTFAGGPLACAAARATIDVIGRLLPDVERKGRRFADLLAPFKPRQKGLMIGISVGDSCPSVQKRCAENGVLVNCAAEGNLRIVPPLVITDEEIDRAAHIVGNALSEIE; this is translated from the coding sequence ATGAACCAGATGAACTATCGTGAATTGGAGGCACGGTACTACATGCCCGCGTTCTCCCGCGAGATCATGATCGAGCGGGGCCTCGGATCGAAGGTATGGGATGCTGAAGGGAATGAGTACATCGACTGTGTTGCAGGCATTGCAGTCTGCAGTACCGGACACTGTCACCCCCTGGTGACAGAGGCGATTTGTGAACAGGCCAGGCGCCTGATCCACTGTTCGAACCTGTATTATGTTCCGGGGCAGGCCGAACTGGCCCGGGACCTGGTCGGGATCTGCGGAATGCACAAAGCATTCTTTGCAAACTCCGGTGCAGAGGCAAATGATGGGGCGATCAAGCTTGCCCGCCTGGCGACCAGACGGATGCGGTTCGTGGCCTTTACCCATGGGTTCCATGGCCGGACCCTCGGCTCGCTCTCGGTGACCCACAAACCGGCTATCCGCGAACCGTTCCAACCCCTCGAGCCAGCCTGTACATTCGTGGAATATGGCGATTCTGCCGGGCTTGAGAAGGTCATGGATGAGAGCGTCGCAGCAGTCTTCATCGAGCCGATCCAGGGTGAAGCAGGGGTGATCATCCCCCCAGTGGAGTTCATCAGGAGCATCCGCGAGCAGTGCGATGCAACAGGGGCACTGATGATTGCCGATGAGGTTCAGACTGGTATGGGACGGACCGGGAAGTGGCTCGCAATCCAGCATACCGGGGTGAAGCCTGATATCGTTACCCTGGCAAAGGGAATCGCCAGCGGGTTTCCCATGGGAGCCCTCCTCGCCCGACAGGGCCTTGAGTTCAAGATGAGCGAGCATGGCAGCACGTTTGCCGGTGGCCCGCTGGCCTGTGCAGCGGCACGCGCAACTATCGATGTCATAGGGCGGCTCCTCCCCGACGTGGAACGAAAAGGGAGGAGGTTTGCTGATCTCCTTGCCCCCTTCAAACCCCGGCAAAAAGGGCTCATGATCGGGATTTCTGTTGGGGATTCCTGTCCCTCTGTCCAGAAACGCTGCGCAGAGAACGGCGTGCTGGTCAATTGTGCAGCGGAAGGCAACCTCCGCATTGTCCCGCCGCTGGTTATCACCGATGAGGAGATCGACCGGGCCGCACACATCGTCGGCAACGCTCTTTCAGAAATTGAATGA
- the guaA gene encoding glutamine-hydrolyzing GMP synthase subunit GuaA: protein MVDTERFIREAIEEIRAQSGDHHVVIALSGGVDSSVCAALAARAIGKRLIPIYVDTGLMRKGETEGIIRMFGSLDLHIVYAEEEFIAALSGIVDPEQKRKVIGERFIRVFEREAERTGARYLLQGTIFPDRIESEGGIKSHHNVGGMPLHMEFEKVIEPLRDLYKDEVREVAGALGLPPEIQHRMPFPGPGLAVRIIGEVTREKLNVVREANAIVEEELVDRFLPWQCFGAVLGLGTGVKGDTRVHGWIISVRAVNSRDGMTATPLEIPFRVLGHLASRITAEIPSVARVVYDITPKPPATIEYE from the coding sequence ATGGTCGACACAGAACGTTTCATACGCGAAGCCATTGAAGAGATCAGGGCCCAGTCCGGGGATCACCATGTCGTCATCGCTCTTTCGGGCGGCGTCGACAGTTCGGTCTGTGCGGCCCTGGCGGCGAGAGCAATCGGGAAACGGCTCATCCCCATCTATGTAGACACCGGCCTGATGAGGAAGGGTGAGACAGAAGGTATCATCCGGATGTTCGGATCTCTGGACCTCCATATCGTCTACGCAGAAGAGGAGTTCATTGCAGCTCTCTCCGGGATTGTCGATCCCGAACAGAAGCGGAAGGTAATAGGGGAGCGGTTCATCCGGGTATTTGAACGGGAGGCGGAAAGGACCGGTGCACGGTACCTGCTCCAGGGCACCATCTTCCCTGACCGGATCGAGAGCGAGGGAGGGATCAAGAGTCATCACAATGTCGGTGGTATGCCGCTGCATATGGAGTTTGAAAAAGTCATTGAACCCCTCCGCGATCTCTACAAGGACGAGGTCAGGGAGGTTGCCGGTGCACTGGGGCTTCCTCCGGAGATACAGCACCGCATGCCGTTTCCGGGCCCGGGGCTTGCTGTCCGGATAATCGGAGAAGTGACCCGGGAGAAGCTCAATGTGGTGCGCGAGGCGAATGCCATCGTTGAAGAAGAACTGGTCGACCGGTTCCTTCCCTGGCAGTGTTTTGGAGCGGTGCTCGGTCTTGGTACCGGAGTGAAAGGTGATACCCGGGTTCACGGGTGGATAATCTCCGTACGTGCAGTCAACTCGCGGGACGGGATGACCGCCACTCCGCTCGAGATTCCGTTCAGGGTGCTCGGGCACCTTGCTTCCCGGATAACAGCTGAGATTCCAAGCGTTGCAAGGGTCGTGTATGATATCACCCCAAAACCTCCCGCAACCATCGAGTATGAATAA
- a CDS encoding CTP synthase → MKYIFVTGGVMSGLGKGITAASIGRILKNRGYSVTAVKIDPYLNIDAGTMNPGQHGEVFVLSDGGEVDLDLGNYERFLDIDLTSDHNITTGKIYRSVIEKERRGEFLGETVQIIPHITEEIKSCIRAAAHDGTAGNGQADICLVEVGGTVGDIESMPFLEAVRQMRGELPEEDTVLIHVTLVPEDSMGDLKTKPTQHSVKALRELGLHAEIIVGRGERPIGSQTKRKISAFCDLAQQAVISAATVPDIYQVPMEMEKEGIAEILFQYLRLNARSPDTSWYTIVSREYTSRVQVGIVSKYGIEDVYLSIKEALKHAGRALSTEVKITWLDAERYDKPQLAEFDGLLVPGGFGPRGLEGKIGALHYARTCRVPLLGLCLGFQLAIVEFSRNVLGWEDATSAEMGQGRHVIALLPDQEGVTDLGGTMRLGNYPIALKEDTLAMQIYRKKEIVERHRHRYEVNPEYIPDLEESGLVFSGAWKDRVEICEIPGHPFFFATQFHPEFRSRPTRPSPPFVGFVEACRARRSRR, encoded by the coding sequence GTGAAATACATCTTCGTTACCGGGGGGGTGATGAGCGGCCTTGGTAAAGGCATCACCGCCGCATCGATCGGGAGAATCCTCAAGAACCGTGGCTACAGCGTGACCGCGGTGAAGATCGATCCCTATCTCAACATCGACGCTGGAACCATGAACCCCGGTCAGCACGGGGAGGTTTTCGTCCTCTCTGATGGTGGGGAAGTAGACCTTGATCTGGGCAACTATGAGCGGTTCCTCGATATTGATCTCACATCCGATCACAATATCACCACCGGTAAGATCTATCGGAGCGTAATCGAGAAGGAGCGGAGAGGAGAGTTCCTTGGAGAGACCGTACAGATCATCCCCCACATCACCGAAGAGATCAAGTCCTGCATCAGGGCAGCTGCCCACGATGGGACCGCTGGAAACGGGCAGGCCGACATCTGCCTGGTCGAAGTAGGCGGGACTGTTGGTGATATCGAGAGCATGCCCTTCCTCGAGGCCGTCCGCCAGATGAGGGGGGAACTCCCTGAAGAAGACACGGTCCTGATCCATGTCACCCTGGTCCCGGAAGACTCAATGGGGGATCTCAAGACCAAACCAACACAGCACTCGGTCAAAGCCCTCCGCGAACTTGGGCTACACGCTGAGATCATCGTGGGAAGAGGTGAGCGCCCCATCGGGTCCCAGACCAAGCGGAAGATATCCGCCTTCTGCGATCTTGCCCAGCAGGCGGTTATCAGCGCAGCCACGGTCCCTGACATCTACCAGGTCCCGATGGAGATGGAGAAGGAAGGGATTGCCGAAATACTCTTCCAGTATCTCAGGCTCAACGCAAGGAGTCCCGATACCAGCTGGTATACCATCGTGTCAAGGGAGTATACGAGCAGGGTGCAGGTGGGCATCGTGAGCAAGTACGGGATCGAAGACGTCTATCTCAGCATCAAAGAAGCCCTCAAGCATGCGGGGCGTGCGCTTTCCACCGAAGTGAAGATCACCTGGCTCGATGCCGAGCGTTACGATAAGCCGCAGCTTGCCGAGTTCGATGGGCTCCTCGTCCCCGGGGGGTTTGGACCGCGGGGCCTTGAAGGCAAGATCGGGGCGCTTCACTATGCACGGACGTGCCGCGTTCCCCTCCTCGGTCTATGTCTGGGTTTCCAGCTTGCCATCGTGGAATTCTCCCGCAACGTGCTCGGCTGGGAGGACGCAACCAGTGCCGAGATGGGGCAGGGTCGCCACGTGATCGCCCTGCTTCCCGATCAGGAGGGAGTGACCGATCTCGGTGGGACCATGCGTCTTGGGAACTATCCCATCGCCCTGAAAGAAGATACCCTCGCCATGCAGATTTACAGGAAAAAGGAGATAGTGGAGCGTCATCGTCACCGCTATGAGGTGAACCCCGAGTATATCCCCGATCTTGAGGAGAGCGGGCTGGTATTTTCCGGCGCGTGGAAGGACCGTGTGGAGATCTGCGAGATCCCAGGCCATCCATTCTTTTTCGCCACTCAGTTCCACCCCGAATTCAGGTCACGACCTACGAGACCCTCTCCGCCATTCGTGGGATTTGTTGAAGCATGCCGGGCACGGAGGAGCAGGAGGTAG
- a CDS encoding PaaI family thioesterase: MSYIERIRALGRDANPFFTLMGVELGTMEKGSARIRMPVRPDMMNGEDWLQGGIFTALADEAMVLAIYPLLDPGERIATISETTSFLAGAQGGVLIAEGTVVKRGKRIIFAEGEVFSEGGDRALARCSAAYAVMRG, from the coding sequence ATGAGCTACATCGAGCGAATACGAGCGCTGGGGCGGGATGCAAACCCGTTCTTTACGCTCATGGGAGTGGAACTGGGAACCATGGAAAAAGGATCGGCCAGGATACGGATGCCGGTCCGCCCGGACATGATGAACGGGGAGGACTGGCTCCAGGGAGGAATTTTCACCGCCCTTGCCGATGAAGCCATGGTCCTTGCCATCTACCCTCTCCTCGATCCGGGTGAGCGCATTGCCACCATCTCTGAAACCACTTCATTCCTTGCCGGGGCGCAGGGAGGAGTGCTCATTGCCGAAGGAACCGTTGTAAAACGGGGGAAGAGGATCATTTTTGCAGAAGGAGAGGTCTTTTCAGAGGGGGGAGACCGGGCCCTTGCCCGGTGTTCGGCCGCTTACGCCGTAATGAGGGGTTGA